The genomic window TTTCTTGGCGATTCAGGGCTGATGCCAAAATCGTCTGTCCCACTACCATCAAACTTCGCAATTCCAAGGCTTCCACAAGTTCTGTATTCCAGCAACTGCCTTTATCATCTAAATAAATTTGCGGAAATTGCTGTTGTATTTCTTCTAATTTGTGTAACCCTTCACGCATTAATGCCTCAGTGCGGAAAACACCACAGTACTGAGTCATACAATCCTGGAAGGCTTGACGGACATGGTTAATGCGGTACTGCCCTGGTTGTTCTAGCAAAGCTTGAATTTGTTGCTGGGCTTCCGTTACATAGCGTTGCTCATTCACAGAGGGCAACTTCCGTTTTTGCACAAATTGGGCGATCGCAGCCCCAGTTCTCTTGCCATAAACGACACACTCCAGCAGGGAATTACTCCCCAAGCGATTAGCACCATGTACAGAAACACAAGATGTTTCGCCAGCAGCAAAGAAAGCATCAACTAGACCATCACCACTGCTGCGGACTTGCCCATCAGTATTAACTGGGATACCACCCATACAATAGTGAATTGTCGGGCGGACTGGCATAGGTTGAGTTACCGCGTCAACACCTACCAAACGGTGTGCTTCTTCCCAACAGAAGGGGACGCGACTCATAATTTTTTCTTTGCCCATGTGCCTTAGATCCAGATAGACAAAGGGGCCACCAGCGCTACCATCGAGATGAATACCACGACCAGCACGAATTTCATAAGCGATCGCTCGTGAGGTAATATCACGAGGAGCCAGTTCCATGCGACTGGGTGCGTAGTTCGCCATAAAGCGATCGCCTTCACTATTAATCAGATACGCCCCTTCTCCCCTTACCGCTTCCGAAATCAGCACCCCTACCGGATACAAACCAGTGGGATGAAATTGGACAAATTCCATATCTTCAAGAGGTAAACCTGCGATCGCAGTCATTGCCAAACCATCACCCGAAGAAGCGTAATCATTAGAGGTGGTGTTATAAACGCGACCATAGCCACCGGTGGCAAACATTACCGCCTTAGCCCGCACCACCTCGATATGTCCATCCAAAAGATTGAACATTACCACACCCTTGGCCTCATTTTCTGACAAAATCAGACGCATCACGTACCATTCTTCATAAACTTGTACGCCATAACGCCGCAGGTTGTTAACCAATTCGTGCAAAATCGCATGACCGGTCTTGTCCGCGGCGTAGCAAGTGCGGTTGTGGGAATGTCCGCCAAAAGCCCGTTGGGCAATGCGCCCATCAGGTAAGCGAGAGAACAAAACGCCCATGTGTTCCAAGTCAATCACCACATCTGGCGCTTCCTGGGCGAGAATTGCCACAGCGTCTTGGTCTGCCAAGTAATCAGAACCCTTGACAGTATCAAAGGCATGTGCTTCCCAACTATCTTCTGAATCAACATTTTTCAGTGATGCAGCCATACCACCTTGAGCCGCGACCGAGTGGGAACGAATTGGGTGGGTTTTAGCAACCACAGCAATATTTAAACTAGGGTCAGTGCGGGCAATTTCCACAGCAGCGCGACATCCCGCCAATCCACCCCCGACAATAATCACATCATGTTCCAGCATAATTAGCCCCCGACTGCAAACCACTGCTGTTCTATTGTAGAGACGTGATTAATCAGGCAGTGCGTTGGGGAGCATCCCAATTTTGCCAAAATACACAGGATTGGTACAAAAACCCTTTATAAACCTCTTTCCTTTGTGTTCTTTGTGACAGCACTCGCTCATGGGGAGTCAGCGCTATGCGTTAAAGCGTCTCACGCCACTTGCTACAACTCTTGGAACCACCAAGGGCGCAGTGGCTCACCTTCTCACATTGCCAGAGGCTAACCCCAAGGCAGAAAACTGTGCTGCCTTTGCTTTGCAGTTCATTATTTCATTCTCCTGTCTAATACCAATTCTGTATGAAGATGCGCCAAACGAAATGAGGAACGAACCGCAAAGGACACAAAGAAAGAAAGAAATAAGAAGTCAAGAAAATTTGGCGCAACCTCACAAATAAATGGTATAAGTCAAAATACCATATGAAAGAAAGTAAACTTGCATATTTGGGAGGCTCCCGTGCGTTGCAACAGTGGCGTCTCTCCAAAAAAATTCCCTGTCTATAGGCAGGGATGTTATTACAAATTTTGAAATTAAGAGTCAAAAGTTAAAAATGAAGGGTTATGGGACAGATGGAGTGACTCCTAACTCCTAACTGCTGTAGAGACGCGATTAATCGCGTCTCTACTCCAAACTCTTTAGCTAGTTGCTTGTACAGGTTGTTGCTGAGACACATTACCTGGTATGGGTTCCATTTTGGTTCCCGGTCCTACAGGAGTGACTTCAATA from Nostoc sp. UHCC 0926 includes these protein-coding regions:
- a CDS encoding succinate dehydrogenase/fumarate reductase flavoprotein subunit — its product is MLEHDVIIVGGGLAGCRAAVEIARTDPSLNIAVVAKTHPIRSHSVAAQGGMAASLKNVDSEDSWEAHAFDTVKGSDYLADQDAVAILAQEAPDVVIDLEHMGVLFSRLPDGRIAQRAFGGHSHNRTCYAADKTGHAILHELVNNLRRYGVQVYEEWYVMRLILSENEAKGVVMFNLLDGHIEVVRAKAVMFATGGYGRVYNTTSNDYASSGDGLAMTAIAGLPLEDMEFVQFHPTGLYPVGVLISEAVRGEGAYLINSEGDRFMANYAPSRMELAPRDITSRAIAYEIRAGRGIHLDGSAGGPFVYLDLRHMGKEKIMSRVPFCWEEAHRLVGVDAVTQPMPVRPTIHYCMGGIPVNTDGQVRSSGDGLVDAFFAAGETSCVSVHGANRLGSNSLLECVVYGKRTGAAIAQFVQKRKLPSVNEQRYVTEAQQQIQALLEQPGQYRINHVRQAFQDCMTQYCGVFRTEALMREGLHKLEEIQQQFPQIYLDDKGSCWNTELVEALELRSLMVVGQTILASALNRQESRGAHFREDYSQRDDANFLKHTMAYYSPAGIDIQYRPVAITMFEPKERKY